CGAACGATCGTTTCATAGCTGCAAAGCGGTAGCGAGTCGTTGTACAAAACTCTCGCGAACCGGCCGCGCTCGACCACGCGGATCGTGACCACAGTTCGGTCGCGGTCGACAACAAAGAACGTATTACCGACGTCGATGAGACGAAGGTGAGAATGATGTGGCCCGAGACGCAACCGAGTGCGAGTCGGACGTCCATCGGTGCGGACCGACGGACGGCGATCCGCGCGGATCCGTTCCGTCGTTCGCCGAGACCGAACGTTCCCGTTCGGCCGACTCCGGAGGGTGATTCGTGCAGTTCGTAACCCGACTCTGGAAACGACACGTCCGGAAGCGGCCGGACAAGTATCAGGCGTACGTCTCCCTCCCGACGAGCGACGACGACCCGTCGTTCGGTGAGGTGCACGACTGTATCGAACGCCTGGAACACGTCTTCGAAGGACGCCTCGACGTGTACGCGCGGACGCGCCGACTCGCGGTCGTTTCCGACCCCGTCTCGGCCGACCGGTTCGACGCCGACGCGTTCGAGGACGCCCTCGAGTCGCTCGAGGACTGTTACGAGGCGCGCTCGCTCGCGCGAGTCGAGAAGTGGCGGCCGTCCGACGACCGGCTCGTCAAGTCCCACGTCGTCGTCCCGGTCAAGCCGTTGTTTCCACCCGATCGAACGGCCGACGAGCCGCGGATCGAGTCGGTCGTCGAGTGACGGTGTCCGGCGCGGCGGACGGTGATCGTCGCGCGGCGATCAGTCGTCGTCGTCGGTCGGTCCGGGCTCGGAGCCGGGGTCCCGATCGGAGCGGCGAGACTGACTACCGGCGGACCGATCGCTTCCGGCCGAGCGGCCCCCGCTCGAGCCTTCTTCGTCGGGCGTGACGGTGGCGGTGCGTCCCATCCAGCGACCGATGTTCTCGGCGACGTAGTCCTTGCCGCCCCAGCCGAAGGCGACGCCGGCGCCGATGGCGACCGCCGCGGCGAGGCCCCACGCGAGCGCTCGCGCGAAGACGTAGAGGATGCTGACGTCGATCCCCATCGTGTCGAGTCCGATGACGATCGCGGTGAAGTAGAGGAACATGCGGGCGCCGTTGGCGAACCAGTTTCCGTAGACCGTCTCGGCCGCCGCTCGCGTCCGCTCGATGATGTCACCGACGAAGTCGGCAACGACGAAGCCGATGACGATGACGAGCAGTCCGGCGATGAAAGCCGGCAGGTACGAGACGGCCGTCGCGATCCACTCCGACAGCAACTGGATCGCGAGGGCGTTGGCGGCCGCGAGGATGGCCAGGGCGTAGACGAACCACTTCGCGAGCGAGCCGAAGGCGCTGGAGACGGCCCGTTCCGTCCCGCCGAGGATGCGCCCCAGCGGCGTCTCGAGGACCATCCTGTCGAGTTCGATCCCGTCGGCGAGGCTTCGAACGGCACGCGCGGCGACGCGGCCGATAATCCAGCCGATGAAGAGGATCACCAGCGCGCCGATCAGCCGCGGAAGGAACGTGACGAGTTCCGCGATCGGATCCTGTAACCAGTCGGGAACCGGTCCTTGCTGGGCGAGTTGGGGTTGAACCATACACCGACGCGTCGTCCCCGCGGGGTTTCGTAATTGAGTCCCTATCGAAATATAGTGAAACCAACCCTTTCGGCCCGGCGATGGCACCTCAATTGAAGTGTCCGTTGTCCCGAATTCCGCGTCGAACGGACGGTAACGGTGCGGTATCGGTTTCGAGCCACGACGACGCGTAGCTCGCCGCTGCTGTCGGAGTTGTCGTCCCGCCGGCGTGCGATAATGAGGGTTTGGCGATCCTGTCGCCGACCCGCCGACAGATCGAGCGACGGTACCGTCGAATTCGGAGACGAACCTCGGACGGTAACTACCGCGTTTCGTGCATGACGAGACCCGGTACTATCCGCGATTCGAGACGGGGCTCGAGGTCGTTTCGATCCACGACTCGGTCCGATTCGCCCGCCGATTCAGAGCGGTCGTTCGCGGTCGCTCAGCAAGCGGCCGTTTCGGTGTCTAGCCAACCCGACGGCCGTAATAGCGGATTAGCGACGACGGCGAATCGGTCCGGCTGCCGAGGGCCGATCGCGGCCGGGAATCGGCCCTCCATCGGCAGAACGGAGCCGTCAGCGGGGCGTTCACGCCGCTCTATCGACGGCGATCCGAACGGGGTTCCAGCTGCGGTTCCGGCATGAGATCCTCAATCGGCTGCTCGTCGAGCCACTCGAGCAGCGCCACCAGTTGGTCCGTCGCGGCTTCGAACAGCTCTTCGCCGATCTCGGGGGTCGCGTCGGTCTGGTCGCCGAAGACGCCGTTGGGGCTGTTCTCGATGCAGTCGTAGAACGTGGTCGCGCCGTGTACTCGCTCGGCGTCGTAGTCGAAGACGGCGCCGCCGTCGCGGGCGTCCTCGAGGTGGTCCTCGCGGACGAGTTCGTTCGCGATGTGCATGATCATCGCCGTCTCCTTGGGGCCGCCGTGGGGGCCGGGGGTCTCGAAGACCTCTTCGATCAGTTCGGGGATGGACTCGTCCCACATCCACTCGATAGCGTAGGCGGTGCCGTCGTCGTGGAGCCGCCGGCCGACTTCCCGGAGGTGAGCGACGTTGCCGCCGTGGGCGTTGACGTAGACGATGCGGTCGATGCCGTGGTAGGTGAGGTTTCGCGAGAGGCTCTCGACGTAGTCCCGAAAGATCGGCGCCTCGACCCACATCGTCCCGTGGAACTGCCGGTGGTGGGAGCTGACGCCGATCGGGATCGGCGGCGTACAGAGGTACCCGGTACGATCGGTCGCTTCGCGGGCCAGCGCCTCGGCGATCATGTGGTCCGTTCCTTCGGGGAGGTGCGGGCCGTGCTGCTCGGTCGAGCCCAGCGGGACGACCGCGAGCGACTCGTCCGCGACGTAGTCGCCGAGTTCCGGCCAACTCCGGTTGGCGAGATACATAGTCGACGCTCTCGGCGAAGCCGGAAAACAGTGGGTGCTGCGGAACCCGTCCCGCCTCGGTCCGACTCGAGGGCTGCCTCGACGCGATCCGCCGGGTTGATCGACCAGTTCAATTGCTATTCGAGCCGGTTCCAGACGGACGGTTATGATAACCCTTAATAGATCATGTCCCGGAAGTTATTATATGGCAGTCGTCAGCGTCTCGATGCCGGACGAACTCCTCGAGCGACTCGATCAGTTCGCGGACGAACACGGCTACACTGGCCGGAGCGAGGTCGTCCGGGAGGCCTCGCGGAACCTCCTCGGCGAGTTCGAGGACACCCGTCTCGAGGACCGTGATCTGATGGGGATCGTCACCGTTCTCTTCGACTACGAAACGACCAGCGTCGAGGAACAGATGATGCACCTGCGTCACGAACACGAGGACCTCGTCGCCTCGAACTTCCATAGCCACGTCGGCGACCACTTCTGTATGGAACTGTTCGTCCTCGAGGGCGAACTCGAGGATATCTCGACGTTTGTCGGAAAGATCCGCGCGACCAAGGACGCGCTGACGGTCGACTACTCGGTAATTCCCGTCGACGATTTCGATCCGTTCGCACAGGGTAACTGATCCCGTCTCGAGTTCGATCGAACGACTAGTTTTACTGTACGGCAGCCTAACACACGGACATGACCTACCGGAAGGTAAACTACGAGGACGTCGAACAGGTCTCGAGCGCGATGCACTTCTTATCGGATCCGCTCGAGACCGAGCAGGTTGGGGTGACGGTCGCTCGCTGTGATCCCGGCTGGAACAGCAAACCCCACGATCACACGGAGAACGGCCACGAAGAGGTCTACGTGCTGATCGAGGGGAAGGCGACGGTCATCATCGACGACGAACCGGTCGCGATGGAGACCGGCGACGCGCTGTGGATCCCCCCGTCGTCGACCCGCCAGATCCGCAACGGCGACGCGGAGAGCGCGTTCGTGCTCGTCAGCGCCCCGAGTATCGCCGAGGAAGACGGCGACAACGGAGAGTGGTCGCTTTCGGGCTTCGCCGGCTGAGATCGCAGCGCCGCTTCGGTCGAACCGCGCCGCGGGGTGTCGCGGTCGGCCGACGAATCGAGAGACAGCGGGACGGTTTTGTGCCTCGGCGTGGTTTCGACTCCCAGGTGACCGCCGATCTACTCGAAACACCACGCCGCCATCTCGCTCGTCGTCGCCGGCGTTCTCGCCGCCGTACTGTCGCCGATCAGCGTGCTGGGCGTCGAACTCCCCGCCGTCGCGGTCGTCGTCTACGGCACCGCCGCCGGCGTGCTCATCGACGCCGACCACTTGCTCATCGCGCGGATCAAGACCGGGAGCTGGGACGCTGTCAGGTTCTGCCTCGCGAATCCGATGGCGGCCGTCGCCGACCAGGGGCAGATCTTCGAGCACGGCGACGTCGGCGTTCTCTCGCGGCTGTTGAGCCACCTCCTCATCATCGGGACCGTCGTCCCGCTGTTGGCGCTTGCGAGCCGCTCGCTCGCGATCGTGACCGGCGTCGTCCTCTACATTCACGTCGTCTGCGACGTGGTGTGGGACCGCTGGCGACTCGAGGACCACGCGGCAAAATCGGCCTCGGTCAACGACCTCGTTCGGGAGCTTCGATAGCAGCGACGGCACTCGACTACCGGCCGTACGGTCTGAGCGACGCTACCGGCGGTGACGGTACCGTCTCGCAGCGGAAGCGGTGAACAGCGACCCGACTCCGCCGCTGGCGCGATTCAACTGCGCCGTCGGAACTACGAGTTCGTCCCGCTCTCGTTGCCGTCGTCTGCACTGCCGTCGTCGTTCGTTTCGTTCCCGCCGGAGCCGCCAGTCTCGCCGTCGTTCTCCTCGGCGTCGCCACGGTCGTCGGCGTCCTCGTCGCTATCGTCGGATTCGTCGTCGACCTCTTCGACGTCGACGTCCTCGCCCGCGACGCCGCTCTCCGAGATAACGGGCGTCAGGTTGTAGCCGCCGTTTCCTTTCTTGACCACGTTGATGTCGAACACGAACTCGAGCGGTTCGTCCTTCCGAACCTCGAAGGCGTGGGTGATCTGGAGTTTCTCGCTCGGCACCTTCACGGGCACCGTCTCGCCGTCGACGACGCCTTCGACGTCCGCGACGTGAAGTTCGATTTTCTCGTAGCTCCCTGCCGAGAGGCCGCCCTCGAAGACCGAGACGGCCTTCTCGCCGACGACCTGCGTCAGGTCAACCGTCGCGCCCTCGAGGTCGAGCCAGTAGAATCCGCGGTGTCGCTCGACGGCGTCGTCGCTCGAGTCGGATCCGTCACCGTCTGCGTCCGATTCGCCGTCGTTCGCGTTCGATTCGCCGTTGTTCGCGTCCGATTCGTCGCCGGATTCGTCACCCGTTGATGTATCGTCGTCGCCGTCCTCGGACGATTCCTCCTCGTCCCCGTCGTCGGCCGCTTCCTCGTCGTCGGTTTCGGCGTCTTCGCCGTCGGTCTCGGACTCGCCACCCTCGCCGTCGTCCGACTCCTCGCCCCCGCCGTCGAAGATGCGGGCGTTATCGAAGGACACGTCGAGTCGATCGAAGTCGCCGATGTCGGCGGGTCTGTCGCTGACGAGCAGCCGAAAGTTCGCCGCGCCGGCGGTCGCCGGCCCGTCGGTCTCCTCGCTGTCTGTCTCGTCGTCCGGCGCGTCACTCGAGTCGTCGGGCGTCGCATCGCCGGCGCAGCCGGCCAGCATCGTCGCGCCGACGGTGCCGCCCGCGGCGATGAACGCCCGGCGGTCGATATCGTGATCGTACGGCTCGTCGTCTCGATCGTCGTTCGTCGGATCGGTCGTCATATGGCGTCCGTCGAATGCGGGTTGCTAAAAGGGTGACAGTCGTTCTGAACGGACAGAACGGTTCACGAACGTTTCCGACGGCGACTTTCTGCAGGAAGGAACCCGACGGAACCGTCGAGCGCTCCGCGGGACGCCGTTTCGGCGAATAGCGATTCGTCGCCGCCCCCGAACGGTACCGATCGGCGACGCCGACCGGTCGGATCGTCCCGCCGGCGGCCGGTCCGTGGCTTGCAACGGATCACCGCACCTATATTTATCGTGCTGTCCTCTGACACCATATGGACCTACTCGACGACAGCATCGTCCCGGAGCACGCCCGCGATGTCAAGGCCGCAGCCCGGGAGTTCGCGCGCGAACACATCGAACCGAACGCCCAGGAGTACTACCAGGCCGGCGAGTATCCGGAGGAGATCCTCGAGGCGGGTCAGGAGGCGAACCTCGTCGCGCAGGACATTCCCGAGGAGTGGGGCGGTCGGGGGCTCGATCTCCCGCAACTGCTGGCGCTGACCGAAGAATTCTACCGCGCGGACGCGGGGATCGCGCTGACGCTCCAGTTGGCGAGTTTCGGCTGTGAACTTACCTACGAGTACGGCACCGACGAGCAGTGCGAGGAGTACATCCGACCGGTCGCCGAGGGCGAGCAGCGCTCGGGGCTGGGCGTCTCCGAACCCGAAACCGGCAGCGACCTCGCGGGGATGGAGACCACGGCGGAGAAGGACGGCGACGAATACGTGATCAACGGCGAGAAGTACTGGATCGGCAACGGCGTCGAGGCCGACTGGATCACCCTCTACGCGCGCACCGGCGACGACGAGTCGAACCCCTACGCCAACTACTCGCTCTTTATCGTCCCGACCGACACCGACGGCTACGAGGCCGAACACATCCCCGAGAAGATGGCGATGCGCGCCTCGAAACAGGCCCACATCGAACTCGAGAACTGCCGGATCCCCGAGGAAAACCTGATCGGCGAGGAGGGCGAGGGGTTCTGGATGCTCGCGGACTTCTTCAACCACGGCCGGATCGCCGTCTCCGGCCACGGGATCGGCCTCGCGGCGGCGGCCATCGAGTCCACCTGGGAGTTCGTCCACGACCGCGAGCAGTTCGGCCGGACGATCAGCGACTTTCAGGCGGTCCAGCACGGCCTCTCGGAC
Above is a genomic segment from Haloterrigena salifodinae containing:
- a CDS encoding acyl-CoA dehydrogenase family protein; its protein translation is MDLLDDSIVPEHARDVKAAAREFAREHIEPNAQEYYQAGEYPEEILEAGQEANLVAQDIPEEWGGRGLDLPQLLALTEEFYRADAGIALTLQLASFGCELTYEYGTDEQCEEYIRPVAEGEQRSGLGVSEPETGSDLAGMETTAEKDGDEYVINGEKYWIGNGVEADWITLYARTGDDESNPYANYSLFIVPTDTDGYEAEHIPEKMAMRASKQAHIELENCRIPEENLIGEEGEGFWMLADFFNHGRIAVSGHGIGLAAAAIESTWEFVHDREQFGRTISDFQAVQHGLSDMLIEFESARSLTWRACEKVQNGEKEGYWAALSKTNATETATSVAEQGMQFHGGRSILDERRIARVYRDVRIPVIYEGANEIQRNLIYGQAP
- a CDS encoding mechanosensitive ion channel family protein, whose protein sequence is MVQPQLAQQGPVPDWLQDPIAELVTFLPRLIGALVILFIGWIIGRVAARAVRSLADGIELDRMVLETPLGRILGGTERAVSSAFGSLAKWFVYALAILAAANALAIQLLSEWIATAVSYLPAFIAGLLVIVIGFVVADFVGDIIERTRAAAETVYGNWFANGARMFLYFTAIVIGLDTMGIDVSILYVFARALAWGLAAAVAIGAGVAFGWGGKDYVAENIGRWMGRTATVTPDEEGSSGGRSAGSDRSAGSQSRRSDRDPGSEPGPTDDDD
- a CDS encoding cupin domain-containing protein — encoded protein: MTYRKVNYEDVEQVSSAMHFLSDPLETEQVGVTVARCDPGWNSKPHDHTENGHEEVYVLIEGKATVIIDDEPVAMETGDALWIPPSSTRQIRNGDAESAFVLVSAPSIAEEDGDNGEWSLSGFAG
- a CDS encoding DUF4382 domain-containing protein codes for the protein MTTDPTNDDRDDEPYDHDIDRRAFIAAGGTVGATMLAGCAGDATPDDSSDAPDDETDSEETDGPATAGAANFRLLVSDRPADIGDFDRLDVSFDNARIFDGGGEESDDGEGGESETDGEDAETDDEEAADDGDEEESSEDGDDDTSTGDESGDESDANNGESNANDGESDADGDGSDSSDDAVERHRGFYWLDLEGATVDLTQVVGEKAVSVFEGGLSAGSYEKIELHVADVEGVVDGETVPVKVPSEKLQITHAFEVRKDEPLEFVFDINVVKKGNGGYNLTPVISESGVAGEDVDVEEVDDESDDSDEDADDRGDAEENDGETGGSGGNETNDDGSADDGNESGTNS
- the nikR gene encoding nickel-responsive transcriptional regulator NikR gives rise to the protein MAVVSVSMPDELLERLDQFADEHGYTGRSEVVREASRNLLGEFEDTRLEDRDLMGIVTVLFDYETTSVEEQMMHLRHEHEDLVASNFHSHVGDHFCMELFVLEGELEDISTFVGKIRATKDALTVDYSVIPVDDFDPFAQGN
- a CDS encoding creatininase family protein, which translates into the protein MYLANRSWPELGDYVADESLAVVPLGSTEQHGPHLPEGTDHMIAEALAREATDRTGYLCTPPIPIGVSSHHRQFHGTMWVEAPIFRDYVESLSRNLTYHGIDRIVYVNAHGGNVAHLREVGRRLHDDGTAYAIEWMWDESIPELIEEVFETPGPHGGPKETAMIMHIANELVREDHLEDARDGGAVFDYDAERVHGATTFYDCIENSPNGVFGDQTDATPEIGEELFEAATDQLVALLEWLDEQPIEDLMPEPQLEPRSDRRR